A genomic stretch from Blastocatellia bacterium includes:
- a CDS encoding M1 family aminopeptidase — MIHLPSRLRQSLCAAALAVILICPALQTAAQQSPQGAPPVAPPVQWPRSHDYDVQHYRIEVSFDWAAKSVSGQTTISLRPFRSDLKEIELDAGNMQIDAVKLESGAALKFRYEDKEHLYIALDKSYPAGSELRLVVKYKANPERGLNFIGPNADDPSRPLQIWSQGESQDNHYWFPCYDYPNDKATTELIAVVDDTFQVISNGVLVGVTAGPAEHTKTWHWKMDKPYSSYLVSIIVGKFAEVKDTFKGIPVESYVYADQVENARISFGKLAQMVSFFSGRLGVDFPYPKYAQTTVRDFGGGMENITATTLTDNSVHDKRAHLDVSSDGLIAHELAHSWFGDLLTCRDWGEIWLNESFATFMEASWTEHDLGTADYLYEMRGNQQGYLQAWAQGNRRPIVTHRYANPDAVFDVYAYPRGGAVIHMLRFVLGDELFWRALNHYVKKHAFQNVETQQLLVAIEEATGQNLQWFFDEWLYKIGHPEFEITSTYDEAAKMVKLSVKQTQKADESRPWFHSPEFFTMPVDVAITTASGEQVHRVWIDGREKEFTFSADSKPLIVNFDRGNILIKQVKFSRTDEELAYQLLHDADVMGRVGAAIELKSHNTPAVITALGKAATADQFWAVRVEATRALAELKNEAARPALLEAVKDKDSRIRREAIRGLGQFKDAKLADLFIGIIKSDPSYYAVADAARALGESHAPQAFDVLSAALNTPSWQDTILGGALSGLAALNDPRAVDLALKYAAPGNRTSLRVAAIQALAHSAKGNDRAFQAVAAALKDRSLEVSFNAVQALAALGDPRAIPLLEDLSAHPPAGVPSGAVKEVVQDAIKRIKNLGKSPEEEKKN; from the coding sequence ATGATTCATCTGCCTTCTCGCCTTCGCCAATCCCTGTGCGCCGCGGCGCTCGCGGTAATCCTCATCTGTCCGGCCCTGCAAACCGCCGCGCAGCAGTCGCCGCAGGGTGCGCCGCCTGTAGCGCCGCCTGTGCAATGGCCGCGCAGCCACGACTATGACGTGCAGCATTACCGCATCGAGGTCAGCTTTGACTGGGCGGCGAAGTCGGTCTCCGGTCAGACGACGATCAGCCTGCGCCCATTCCGCAGCGACCTGAAAGAGATTGAGCTGGACGCGGGCAATATGCAGATTGATGCGGTGAAGCTTGAAAGCGGCGCGGCGCTCAAGTTCCGCTACGAAGACAAAGAGCACCTCTACATCGCGCTCGATAAAAGCTACCCGGCGGGCAGCGAGCTACGGCTTGTCGTCAAATACAAGGCAAATCCGGAGCGCGGCCTTAACTTCATCGGGCCGAACGCGGACGACCCTTCGCGGCCTCTGCAAATCTGGTCACAGGGCGAATCGCAAGATAATCATTACTGGTTCCCTTGCTATGACTATCCCAACGATAAAGCGACGACCGAATTGATCGCCGTGGTGGACGACACTTTCCAGGTGATCTCAAACGGCGTGCTGGTCGGCGTCACTGCCGGCCCGGCCGAGCATACCAAGACCTGGCACTGGAAGATGGACAAGCCCTATTCGAGCTACCTGGTGTCGATCATCGTCGGCAAGTTCGCCGAAGTGAAGGACACCTTCAAGGGCATTCCGGTCGAATCCTACGTCTACGCCGATCAGGTCGAAAACGCGCGCATCTCGTTCGGCAAGCTGGCGCAGATGGTGTCGTTTTTCTCCGGGCGCCTCGGGGTTGATTTCCCTTACCCGAAGTATGCCCAGACGACGGTGCGAGATTTCGGCGGCGGCATGGAGAACATCACGGCGACGACGCTCACCGACAACTCTGTGCATGACAAGCGCGCCCACCTTGACGTGTCGAGCGATGGCTTGATCGCGCACGAGCTGGCGCATTCCTGGTTCGGCGATTTGCTGACCTGCCGCGACTGGGGCGAGATATGGCTCAATGAATCGTTCGCGACCTTTATGGAAGCCTCCTGGACCGAGCATGATCTCGGAACGGCGGATTACCTATACGAAATGCGTGGCAACCAGCAGGGGTATCTTCAGGCCTGGGCGCAGGGCAACCGCCGCCCCATCGTCACGCACCGCTACGCCAACCCCGACGCCGTGTTTGACGTTTATGCGTACCCGCGCGGCGGCGCGGTCATTCACATGCTGCGCTTCGTGCTGGGCGACGAGCTGTTCTGGCGGGCGCTCAATCATTACGTCAAGAAGCACGCTTTCCAGAACGTCGAGACGCAGCAACTGCTGGTCGCCATCGAAGAAGCCACCGGCCAGAACCTGCAATGGTTCTTCGACGAGTGGCTCTACAAGATCGGCCACCCGGAATTCGAGATCACCTCAACGTATGACGAAGCCGCAAAGATGGTGAAGCTCAGCGTCAAGCAGACGCAGAAGGCTGACGAGTCGCGCCCGTGGTTTCACTCGCCGGAATTCTTCACCATGCCGGTTGATGTCGCCATCACCACCGCCAGCGGCGAGCAAGTCCATCGCGTCTGGATAGATGGGCGCGAGAAGGAGTTCACTTTTAGCGCCGATTCGAAGCCGCTGATCGTCAATTTTGATCGCGGCAATATCTTAATCAAGCAGGTGAAGTTCAGCCGCACGGATGAAGAGCTGGCCTATCAGCTCTTGCACGACGCGGACGTTATGGGGCGCGTCGGCGCGGCCATCGAGCTGAAGTCGCACAACACGCCGGCAGTCATCACCGCGCTCGGCAAGGCGGCGACGGCAGATCAGTTCTGGGCGGTGCGCGTCGAAGCGACGCGGGCGCTGGCCGAGTTGAAAAATGAAGCGGCGCGACCGGCGCTGCTCGAAGCGGTGAAGGACAAGGATTCGCGCATCCGCCGCGAAGCCATCCGCGGACTCGGCCAGTTCAAAGATGCGAAGCTGGCCGATCTATTCATCGGCATCATCAAGAGTGATCCAAGCTACTATGCCGTTGCCGATGCGGCGCGGGCGCTCGGCGAAAGCCACGCGCCGCAAGCCTTCGACGTGTTGTCCGCGGCCTTAAACACGCCATCGTGGCAGGACACGATTCTCGGCGGCGCGCTCAGCGGACTGGCGGCGCTGAATGACCCACGGGCGGTTGACCTTGCCTTGAAGTACGCCGCGCCCGGCAACCGCACCAGCCTGCGCGTCGCCGCGATTCAAGCGCTGGCGCATTCGGCTAAAGGCAACGACCGCGCCTTTCAGGCGGTCGCGGCGGCGTTGAAAGACCGCTCGCTCGAAGTGTCCTTCAACGCCGTGCAGGCGCTGGCGGCGCTCGGCGACCCGCGCGCGATTCCGCTGCTTGAAGATTTATCGGCTCACCCGCCCGCCGGCGTGCCCAGCGGCGCGGTCAAAGAGGTCGTCCAGGACGCCATCAAGCGGATCAAGAACCTCGGCAAGAGCCCTGAAGAGGAAAAGAAGAACTGA